One window from the genome of Pseudobacteriovorax antillogorgiicola encodes:
- a CDS encoding outer membrane lipoprotein-sorting protein translates to MKKLIIMAAILATGQSNGMDAESILKKADEIRNPSNTYRMEVTVESTDGSHNRFEIAIGGKDKSLIKTLEPRRDVGKNFLMLEENMWAYVPNINRSLQVSLNQKISGQASNGDISRMRWHGDYDVTLEGEDKDHWQLLLVAKRNGLTYDKIRAWIKKKNFRPAKADYMTKTGRKIKHIEFVKFKKLAGGLRPSKMVITDATDSSKSSILRIRKMKKTAIPGSYFVTENLK, encoded by the coding sequence ATGAAAAAATTAATCATTATGGCCGCTATTTTGGCCACAGGACAAAGCAACGGCATGGACGCAGAATCAATTCTGAAGAAAGCCGATGAAATTAGAAACCCTTCTAATACTTACCGGATGGAAGTTACGGTAGAGTCAACCGACGGCAGCCACAATCGCTTTGAAATTGCTATCGGCGGCAAAGACAAAAGTTTAATCAAAACACTTGAGCCCCGCCGTGATGTGGGCAAGAATTTTTTAATGCTCGAAGAAAATATGTGGGCTTATGTTCCCAATATCAACAGATCCCTTCAAGTATCACTCAATCAGAAGATTTCTGGTCAAGCGTCTAACGGTGATATTAGCCGGATGCGTTGGCACGGTGACTACGATGTAACCCTTGAGGGAGAGGATAAAGATCACTGGCAGCTGCTTCTCGTTGCCAAAAGGAATGGCTTAACCTACGATAAGATTAGAGCATGGATCAAAAAGAAGAACTTTCGTCCAGCAAAGGCTGACTACATGACAAAGACCGGTCGAAAGATCAAGCATATTGAGTTTGTCAAGTTCAAGAAACTAGCAGGCGGCCTCAGACCATCAAAGATGGTGATCACTGACGCTACAGACTCATCCAAGAGTTCGATTCTTCGCATTCGCAAGATGAAGAAGACTGCGATTCCAGGATCGTATTTTGTCACGGAGAATCTGAAGTAG